In Acidobacteriota bacterium, the sequence AATTTATAATGCGTTTGCCCTGGCAGCCCGATCCACTGGGATTGGGAGCAGCGGATGTGACAAACCCGCAGAGCTTGAACCTATACAGCTATGTGCAGAATGATCCAATCAATTTCACTGATCCGAGTGGGATGAATGCAGAAGCGCCAGCTTGTTATCTGCTGGTCAATTGGACGCTCTGGGATAATGGCACTATCACTATCAATAGCGTACAAATGATATGCTTCGGAGGAGGCAGTGGTGGAACTGGCGGAGGCGATGCGGGCGGCGGCGGTGTCGGTGGCGGCGATACAGGCACCAATGCCCCACAGCAGAAAAAATGCCCGCCCGATCCAAAGGCTCTAGCAAAAGTAGATAAAGAGCTTAAAAAGACAGGGTTGGACGCGTTTATCAGCAATAAAGAGGTGTCTGCGAGCGGAAAAGGATATCTGATAGAGTTTCGTGATCCCGCCGCTGTTTCGAAGTTTTTACAACAGCAAAAGGCAGCGGAACAGTTCGTGGGTGGCGGAAGTGGCGGGAGCCAATTTCACCAAAACGAACTAATAACCAGATTTGGTGGAGGTAATGGTGCAACGTTCGCTGATTACAGGTCGCTTAGGTCAGGCTATGGTCCTAGCCTTCAGGTTGATTTGATTATTGATCAAGATAAAAACGTTCTTGGTGGCTATGTTGATACGGACAAATTCAATCCAAAGCAAGACCCGTTCGATTTTCTAGGGCACGCTCTTTTTGAAGTGGTTCCTTTTGTGGCTAAAGGAAGAAAGGATTGCTAATGAGTCAGAAAATATGTTTTCTAGGAATGCTGGTAGATTTGATACTGATTGTTAATTCAATCAGTGGGCAAACACATAAGGACGTAATTGAGAAACAGCAAGCTCAGGCTATTTGGGAACAGGTAATTGCTGCCAAAGGTGGCAGGGAAAACTTGTATCGAGTTAATTGCTTTGCCCGTTTAGATACTACCGGAGGCGATAGATCATCAGATCTTTACGTTTTTCCCGACAAGTTTTTTCGCTATACGGGAACCAGTCACCCAGAATTTGGCACTATGTCACAGATGTTCAACTTTGAATCGAACACAGGGTACACGGTCTGGGGAGCATTCGACCCTCCTCGAGTTAATAAGAAGTTTCCTATTGATGGGCAGTTAAGGTCATACTTCCGCAGTGTCTTTGTCTACCTGCTTGAAACCAAATGGCTGAAGGTGGAACCATTGCGCCCGATCAAAGGCAAGATCGGCCAGCAAGAAGTAGATGGCGTCGAAGTTTTCTTACCAGGTTTCTATCCCGCAGATAGTGGGACGATTTACAAGGTGTATCTGGATGCAAAGACGCGTTTGCCGCTTCGGTTTGTGGACCGCATGGTCGCTTACGATGCTGAATCTTCAGTGGACTATCGAAATTATAAGGAGATGAAGGGGGTAATGATGCAGACTGAAGTAAATTCCGGTCATGGCTGGAACCCTTGCCCTGTCGAGGTCAACCCTGATTATGATCCGCAGGTTTTTGAGCGGATTCCTGACATAAAGGCCGGGCCTTACCAGTGGCGAAAAAAGAAGTTATGAATGCGTCCCTCACAAAATCATCTTTGCTAACTTTGCCCCACAGGCACGGGCCAAGGCGCGCTGATAAGTCCAAATTCGCTTAATGGCTTAATTATCAAGGGCATTACAACGATTGAGACGCGCAGCTCAATGGATTGTTCGGCACGTTCAGCGTCGGTTACGAATACAACTACGCCGACGCGGGTCAATTACACGGCCGATTCCTGGACGAAGCGGGTCAATTACGGTTACACCTACGCGGCATCTCTGGCCGGAGTGGGGACGAACATCAGCGGATCAGATCCGGCGGACAACACGACCAACATCGTGACCAATTTCGTCTATCGCGGCTTTGGCGGGTTGAAGCGGATGGACATCGGCAACGGGCGGCGATTGGAGATGGGCTACAGCACTGACCGGCAGCAGTTGACCAGCCTGGTTTTGAAGATGCAGGACGGCAGCGACACGGTCACCAGCCTCAGCTACGATTACGAAAATGGCGGAGACAACAACGGGCGCATTCAAAAAATCACCGATAACGTGGACAGCGCCTACACGACGACCTACGGCTACGAAGCTTACAACCGGCTGACCAGCTACGGCAGTTACCGCAGCTACAAGCTATGACGCCCGGAACAATTTGCTGTCGGTTTCAAGCTTCAGCGGCGTGCGCGAAGTCCCGAATGCGAATGAGGCAAGAGTGAAACAGTACACCATAATCTTCTTTTCGCTTTTCCTTTGGCTCAGCTTTGGTGGCGCAGGCTCAACCGAAGCCATCGAATCGTTTCCACCACAGCAAGAAACCGAAACGCGCATCAACATCAACACAGCTTTGGCGGAAGAGTTGATGCGGTTGCCGGGCGTCGGTCCGGGGTATGCCGCACGGATTATTACTTATCGCCAGAAGCACGGAAATTTCAAACGTCCGCAGGACATCATCATTGTTCGCGGATTCAGCGCGAAGCGGTACCGCCAGATTGCCCACCTGATTCGCACTTGACGAACGTTTCCACGCGCAGGTCGTTGCCGTCGGTTGAAATTGTGACGGCTCCGCAGCGGCTGGTGCGCCAGATGTGAGCGACCGACGCTTGCAATCGCTCAACGACTTCCGGGTGGGGATGGCCGTAAGGACTGGGTTCGGCGACGGAAATGACGGCGTGTTGCGGTTGCACGCGATTCAAAAACTCCTGCGTTGTCGAAGTCCGCGAACCGTGATGCGCGACTTTCAGCACATCGGCGCGCAAATCAATTCCTGATTCAACCAATCGAGCTTCGGCTTCTTTTTCGATGTCACCGGTCAACAGAAAACTTCGCTGGCCATAGCTCAGGCGCAAAACCAACGATTGGTTATTGCCGGACATTCCCATTGAAGCGGCGTCGCCCGCAGGGGAAATGACTTCGATGCGAACGCCGTCAATCGTAAACGCATCTCCTTGCCGAAGGCACCACATCGGCAAACGGGCGGCTTGCACGCTTTGCGCGAACAAATCGAATTCGGTTACTGCCGTGGCGGCTTTGACAGGTTGGCCGATGTCAAAACTGCGGAGGATGTCGGCGAACCCTTCGGCGTGATCGGCGTCGCCGTGACTGGCGGCAATCCAATCCAATCGTTTGATGCCGCGACGCCACAGTGCGGGCATAACAGCCGATTCGGCAATGCCGATTCGATCTTCGACAAACACATCTTCATCCTCCTCGCTTTCGTTATCGCGCCCGAAAGCAAGTTGCCCGCCGCTGTCGAACAACATCGTCGTGCCTTGCGGAAACACGATCAGCATTGCATCGCCCTGCCCAACGTCTAAAAACGTGATGCTCAACCGCCCGCGATCAAAGGTCGGCGCAAACGGATGAACAACCAGCAGAAAGAAAAGCAGCGTCAGCAAACCCACCGCGGCGAATGCCGAAACGCGGCCAGCGATTGTTCGCCGTCTGGCTTCGGGTTCGTCGCCTTTGCGAAAGGGGTTCCATTCGTTGATCAGAACAATCAACAGCAAGACCGCGGCGAAGTAAGCGGTGTAAACCATTGCGGGCGATTCGCTCCAATCGGGAACGCGCCAAGTGGCTTTGCGCCAATTCAGCAACGGCTCTCCGGCTTTGACCGTCAACCATCCGAGCCAGTTCACTGCTCCGGCGAGTTTCGTGGCCAACGAAGCAGTGATTGAATAGAGCACCAGAAACGCTGTGCCTGCCAACATCAATAATCCGACCAGGCCGGTTTCCACGACATTGGCCAGCGGCGAAACAATCGAAACGCGGTGAAAATGCGTCAGCATCAATGGCAGCAATCCGATTTGAATCACCGTCGTAGTGAATAGCGTCGTCACGATCCAGGCGAGCGGCGTTTGCAAGCGCCAACGGTTCAGCCAACGCGCGGCAGCGGATTTTTGCAGCCGAAACCGCACGTGTGCCAACGCCATCTCTTGGCGAAATTCGCGCTCGTCCCAAAACAAAACTTCCGCCAACCAACGCACCAGTTTTGGCGCGCGTGGCGGGTAAGGAGTTTTGGCCGTCGGCTGCCACTGGCCAATGCTCTGCAATCGCAGGTAAAGCGGCGAAGCGACGACCACGATCATCAACACCGTCAAAAACGAAAGTTGAAACGCAGGATTGAACAAATCGCGCGGTTGCCAAACCAGCAAGACAATGGCCGATGCCGCCAGGGTGTTTGCGCCGAGCGCCTGTCGAAACAGCAATTGGCCAATCAGCGCGATGTTGAGCATCACCACGGCTCGCGTGACCGAAGGTTGCGCTCCGACCATCAACGCGTAGCCCCACATCATCGCCATTACCAACGCAAATTGAAGCCAGCGAATGCGAACCAGTTTCGTCGCCAGCCACAACATCACCAACGCGATCATTGCGATGTGCAAACCGGAAATCACCAACAGGTGAAACGTGCCGCCTGCGCGAAAAATTTCCGAGGTATGACGATCAAGAAAATTGCGATTGCCGAATAACGCAGCGGCCAAAACGCCCGAAGCCGGTTGCCGAAAATTTTGAAGGCAAACCGCAATCGCGCGCGCCCGGAATCGGTAGAGCCGGGCCAGAATACCGTTGCCATTCCCTTCGCCAATGCGCTCGATGAGAAGCGGACTTTTCACCCACCCGGCTGCGTCGTAGCCGCTGAATTCCAACATTTCGTCGAAATCCGGCGCACCGGGATTTTGATAACCGCGTTTTGCGCTCAACATCCCCAGCAGCCTTAACTGCACGCCGTAATCCAACCGAAGCCGGTCGAAATCCGCGCGCGATTCCTCGTCTTTCAGCGGCACAGCAAGCTGCACTCTGCCACTCACTTTCCATTCGCGTTTGAGCGACGAAATCCGCTCGACCCGTACACTCAGATACATTCTTTCCGGCGCAAGCTCCGGCGAAGCGTCATGCCAACCAAACAGTTCCACCGGCTCATCGGCCAGCAAATCGCCCCGATCAAAAAGCTGTCGAATGTGATTCCTACTGACGTTGGTTTCGCTGATCGTCCACAACAGTCCGCCTGCGCATAGAACCCCGCCGAACAGCAAAACCGTCGCCACGGCTTGCCGTTTAAGCAGGCTCACGGACGCCGATATCCACCAAATTGCGGTGATGAAAACCCAGCTACGAATTGAAAGATGGGATTGGGCGGCGAGCACCAATCCGCCAATCAGCGCGAGCGAAACAAAAATCAGAGGTTGTTGCGGCAGGCCGAGCCGCGTGAAGCTGAGGCGACGCATAGATGATTGCGGATTTGAGATTGTGGATTGCGGATTCGACTGGCAGGAGCGTTTCGTTCGATTGAACTTAACGAACAGAAAGAATCTCAATCCTCAGTCAACAGGTTTTCAGCATACGCGAATTGCCGATTCGGATTGCGAAACTTTCGGTTCAACGGAAACGACCGAACTGAAAAATCCGCATTCCTCATTCCGCAATCCGCAATCGGACGACGGTTTCGACATGAAACGTTTGCGGGAACATATCCAACGCGGTGATGGATTCAATCTGATAGCCGTAATTGAGCAACAGGCGAAGGTCACGCGCCAAAGTCGCCGGGTCGCACGATACATATGAAATCTGCGGCGCAGACATCGCTGCCAGTCGTTCAATCACTTGCGCTCCGGCACCCGCACGAGGCGGATCAAGCAGGACAAAATCCGGGCAAGGTATTTCGACGGATTTGTATTTCAACCATGCTTCGACCGAAACCGCTTCGAATCGAACATTCGTCACCCCGTTTGCGCGCGCATTTTCGATTCCGTGATTGGCTGCCGGGCGGCTGCCTTCGACGGCGCAAACCTGATCGAAGCTTTGGGCCAACTGCAAACTGAACAGCCCGACACCTGCGTAAAGATCAACCGCCAGCTTGCCGCTGACTCCTGCGATTGCGGTGCGAACCAGTTCCTCGACCAACAACCGGTTCCCCTGGAAAAACGACTTCACGCCGAATCCATAATTGACGCCGCAAATTCGTTGATACGCAGTGCCGAGCGCATCCACCGTTTCGGCTTTGCCATTTTCTCCCGTGGCCGGGGTCACAATGACTTCTTCGTCGCCGACGGTGACCAGAATGCGCGTGGCGTCATTCGGGATCAACGACGGTTCCGCGTACAGGCGTTGCAGCTCGCGGTTGGCTGTCGGCATCAGAATCAAACACTTTTCGACCTCGCAAACTTCCTGGCTTGCCGGTCGGTAATATCCAATCCGTGCGCGGCCAGAGGAATCGCGTGCAACTTTCAATTCCGCGCGCGAACGGTAACCGGATTCTTCCGCCGAGCGAATGGCGATTTCTCCACTCCAATCAATGTTGCCGATTCGGCGAAGCGATTCCCGAACGAATGCGACTTTGGTTTCCAGTTGCGCCGCGTAAGTCAGGTGTTGCAACTGGCAACCGCCGCAATCGCCAAATCGCGCGCATGGCGGCGTTCGCCTATCAGGCGATGGTTCCAGGATTTCTTCGATGACGCCGCGCGCGTAATTGCGCTCAACGCCGGTGATACGAACCACCAGACGGTCCCCAATCGCCGCAAAAGGCACAAACACGGCTTGCGATCCGATGTGCGCAAATCCGTCTCCGCCATAAACCAGTTTTTCAATCACGACCTCGTATGTATCGCCGACTACAACTGGCGAATGGCCGTTGACCAGAGGTTCAAGTGTATCTGCCGTAGTTGTCATAAAAAGTAAGCAGTAGAAAGTAGACAGTAGACAGTAGTTGAAACAATGCTTGCGGATTGCATTCTACTGACTACCGTCTACTGTCTACTTTTCAAAGATAAAACAGACTCAGCCGGGGGACTCCAAATTTTTCGCGTAATCGTCTGGCGACGTAATTGCCGAGTGTTTGTTCGTAAATTTCCTGTCCCATGCTTTTTTTGTACTCGCGCAATTTTTGATTTCCTTCGCGCTTGATTTCTTTCAGTGTCTCTTCGCCTGCTGCTTCTTTCAATCCATCCAGAACCACTTCTTCGATGATCGTTAAATCGGTTTCCAACGCTTCCGGAGAAATCGTCTTCACGGTCTGCAAATCTTCAATCAGTTGTTCCAACCGCAGCAAAACGCGCTCTAAAGTTTCAGTCAACGGCTGGTTGTGTTCATATTTGCCGGCCAACTGCCGCAAGGTTTCCTGATGATCGGTCAGGTAATCACATACCGTATTGCGCGTGAAGGCGGACGAAGAAGCTTGATCGCCGTTAGCGGTTCCATTGCTTTCCGCTTGCACAGTATCGCCACCGACGCGCGAATCACAGTATTCCAGATAGAGAGCCTCTACTTCCTGCTGGCAATAAAACAACGAATTGACTCTGCGTCCTCGGTGGGCTTTCTGGTCGTACCCATCGAAGGAATTGTTGATGCCGCGAAGAACCACGTTCAGCGGAATGCCGCGTTGCTTCCAACCTTCCATCAATGACCAATCCAGTGGGGATACCAACATATGGCTACCACGACGTTTGACAAATTCTTCTTCGATTTCAGTAAAGTAATTGAAATAGTTCATCCGCGACAACAATCGGCGAAATGCAGGCGTGCGTGCATTCAATGCTTTCTTTTTTGATTTGCTCTCCTTGGGAAGTCGGCAATCGCATCTTAGCTTGCGTCGAAAATACTGTCCATCATCAACGGCTGTTGAAGCGCATCAGAAAAGAAAAAAGTGAAAAGAAAATTTGCCTGCTGTTTCAATCGCCAACACTTTTCCGCAATCGCGTCACATCGCCGGACAAAATGATTCGCAAACACCCATCGGACAACCGTAACATCAGCGCGCCTTCTTCGGTCACCCCGACTGTCTCTCCGCTGAGTTGTTCATCATCCAGCATCACTGATACCTGCGCCCCGCAAGCATAGCTGGAAAGTTGTTGCCACCGATCCAGAATCCTTCGCGCATCATCGTGCTGCCACCGCAAATACCAATCGTAAATTTTCAGCAGCAACTGATCCCGAAACTCTTCCACAACTATTTCCCGCCCCGTTTCGATTTTCAGAGAAGTCGCGGTTGTGCCAAGCTCCCCCGGAAAAGTTTGATGATTCAGGTTGACGCCGATACCGATAATGATGCGGGGCGCTCCCGTCCCAGCGCCCACGCTTTCC encodes:
- a CDS encoding helix-hairpin-helix domain-containing protein, with protein sequence MRLPGVGPGYAARIITYRQKHGNFKRPQDIIIVRGFSAKRYRQIAHLIRT
- a CDS encoding class I SAM-dependent RNA methyltransferase — translated: MTTTADTLEPLVNGHSPVVVGDTYEVVIEKLVYGGDGFAHIGSQAVFVPFAAIGDRLVVRITGVERNYARGVIEEILEPSPDRRTPPCARFGDCGGCQLQHLTYAAQLETKVAFVRESLRRIGNIDWSGEIAIRSAEESGYRSRAELKVARDSSGRARIGYYRPASQEVCEVEKCLILMPTANRELQRLYAEPSLIPNDATRILVTVGDEEVIVTPATGENGKAETVDALGTAYQRICGVNYGFGVKSFFQGNRLLVEELVRTAIAGVSGKLAVDLYAGVGLFSLQLAQSFDQVCAVEGSRPAANHGIENARANGVTNVRFEAVSVEAWLKYKSVEIPCPDFVLLDPPRAGAGAQVIERLAAMSAPQISYVSCDPATLARDLRLLLNYGYQIESITALDMFPQTFHVETVVRLRIAE
- a CDS encoding biotin--[acetyl-CoA-carboxylase] ligase → MVIHRPPFTIHHFATLGSTNDFLKTLAAASEFTCVVADEQTAGRGRRDRQWHSSPGEGLYLSVLLLPPSPTRISLLSLMSSIAVAETLLERNVVGVDIKWPNDVLVNGRKLCGILVESVGAGTGAPRIIIGIGVNLNHQTFPGELGTTATSLKIETGREIVVEEFRDQLLLKIYDWYLRWQHDDARRILDRWQQLSSYACGAQVSVMLDDEQLSGETVGVTEEGALMLRLSDGCLRIILSGDVTRLRKSVGD
- a CDS encoding ComEC/Rec2 family competence protein; the encoded protein is MRRLSFTRLGLPQQPLIFVSLALIGGLVLAAQSHLSIRSWVFITAIWWISASVSLLKRQAVATVLLFGGVLCAGGLLWTISETNVSRNHIRQLFDRGDLLADEPVELFGWHDASPELAPERMYLSVRVERISSLKREWKVSGRVQLAVPLKDEESRADFDRLRLDYGVQLRLLGMLSAKRGYQNPGAPDFDEMLEFSGYDAAGWVKSPLLIERIGEGNGNGILARLYRFRARAIAVCLQNFRQPASGVLAAALFGNRNFLDRHTSEIFRAGGTFHLLVISGLHIAMIALVMLWLATKLVRIRWLQFALVMAMMWGYALMVGAQPSVTRAVVMLNIALIGQLLFRQALGANTLAASAIVLLVWQPRDLFNPAFQLSFLTVLMIVVVASPLYLRLQSIGQWQPTAKTPYPPRAPKLVRWLAEVLFWDEREFRQEMALAHVRFRLQKSAAARWLNRWRLQTPLAWIVTTLFTTTVIQIGLLPLMLTHFHRVSIVSPLANVVETGLVGLLMLAGTAFLVLYSITASLATKLAGAVNWLGWLTVKAGEPLLNWRKATWRVPDWSESPAMVYTAYFAAVLLLIVLINEWNPFRKGDEPEARRRTIAGRVSAFAAVGLLTLLFFLLVVHPFAPTFDRGRLSITFLDVGQGDAMLIVFPQGTTMLFDSGGQLAFGRDNESEEDEDVFVEDRIGIAESAVMPALWRRGIKRLDWIAASHGDADHAEGFADILRSFDIGQPVKAATAVTEFDLFAQSVQAARLPMWCLRQGDAFTIDGVRIEVISPAGDAASMGMSGNNQSLVLRLSYGQRSFLLTGDIEKEAEARLVESGIDLRADVLKVAHHGSRTSTTQEFLNRVQPQHAVISVAEPSPYGHPHPEVVERLQASVAHIWRTSRCGAVTISTDGNDLRVETFVKCESGGQSGGTASR